From Neobacillus sp. PS2-9, the proteins below share one genomic window:
- a CDS encoding TRAP transporter large permease, with protein sequence MTVAVIVLVVLFVLMFLGVPIAISLILASISGFLSSIYYVPLEVVPQRLLTSVDSFPLLAIPFFMLTGEFMMSGSMGQRIAGFAFASVGWLRAGLAQVSTLTSMFFAGISGSGAADTAAVGKMMIPMMEKKGYDKGFAAATVASAGTIAVVIPPSIPMIVYGVTAGVSIGDLFTAGIVPGILIGLSIMMLNYWLTKKNNYSQENTKFEFSSFKKTFFEGILALILPLIIIFGIRGGIFTPTEAGAIAAAYAFIINKFVYKDMDWKDVPEAFIKAGKMTGMVVFIIAAANLFGWLLTAEQIPQLLVNLVTGFSDNRYLILLMFTVIFFIAGCFLNASAAITILTPLLLPIAIAAGIDPVFFGLIMVVNLSIGLITPPVGLDLFVVKGIADISYDKLVRSIAPFIVVMVVDLLIITFFPALSMFWVTMGK encoded by the coding sequence ATGACAGTAGCAGTTATTGTCCTGGTTGTCCTGTTTGTACTGATGTTTCTGGGTGTTCCTATTGCTATCTCGTTAATATTAGCATCCATTTCCGGTTTTTTATCTAGTATCTACTATGTTCCATTAGAAGTCGTTCCTCAAAGATTATTAACCTCTGTAGATTCGTTTCCACTTCTAGCTATTCCCTTTTTCATGCTGACGGGTGAATTTATGATGTCTGGCAGTATGGGACAACGGATTGCGGGATTTGCTTTTGCATCGGTCGGCTGGCTGCGTGCCGGTTTAGCACAGGTTTCGACGTTAACAAGTATGTTCTTCGCAGGAATTTCGGGATCAGGTGCAGCAGATACGGCGGCTGTCGGTAAAATGATGATCCCAATGATGGAGAAAAAAGGCTACGATAAAGGATTTGCCGCTGCTACTGTAGCGAGTGCAGGAACCATCGCAGTCGTTATTCCGCCATCCATTCCTATGATTGTATACGGAGTAACGGCAGGCGTTTCGATTGGGGATTTGTTCACAGCCGGGATTGTCCCTGGAATCTTAATTGGTTTGTCGATTATGATGCTAAACTATTGGCTGACAAAAAAGAATAACTATTCTCAAGAGAACACGAAGTTTGAATTCTCTTCTTTCAAAAAGACTTTCTTTGAAGGAATATTGGCCTTAATCCTTCCATTAATTATCATCTTTGGAATAAGGGGAGGTATTTTTACTCCGACGGAAGCTGGTGCGATTGCTGCTGCCTATGCTTTTATTATCAATAAATTTGTCTATAAGGATATGGATTGGAAGGATGTACCGGAGGCTTTTATTAAAGCAGGTAAAATGACAGGGATGGTTGTCTTTATTATTGCAGCTGCGAATCTATTTGGCTGGCTGCTAACCGCTGAACAAATTCCGCAGCTACTTGTTAATCTAGTAACTGGATTCTCTGATAATCGTTATCTCATCCTGCTTATGTTCACGGTTATTTTCTTTATCGCAGGCTGCTTCTTGAACGCATCTGCGGCGATTACAATCTTAACACCATTATTGCTGCCGATTGCTATAGCAGCAGGAATTGACCCGGTGTTCTTTGGACTCATTATGGTCGTTAACCTATCAATCGGACTCATCACACCGCCAGTAGGATTAGACCTCTTTGTTGTAAAAGGGATAGCCGACATTTCCTACGATAAACTGGTCCGATCGATTGCACCCTTCATTGTCGTCATGGTCGTTGACCTACTAATCATCACCTTCTTCCCGGCATTATCCATGTTTTGGGTGACCATGGGTAAATAA
- a CDS encoding hotdog domain-containing protein, protein MPLKVGDIITFERIFTVRDVELFSEVSGDEGIHHIIPDEQGRLVVQGLLTATLPTKVGGDHNVLARNMNFEFLRPVFTGDTIICEVTIEKYERQENNRTAIIASFLCKNQNEKEVLKGDFSRVIL, encoded by the coding sequence ATGCCATTAAAAGTAGGAGATATCATTACGTTTGAACGGATTTTTACGGTAAGGGATGTTGAGTTATTTTCGGAGGTATCAGGTGATGAAGGAATTCATCATATAATCCCAGATGAACAGGGAAGGCTTGTCGTGCAAGGGCTGTTGACTGCAACACTACCGACAAAAGTAGGTGGGGATCATAACGTACTGGCCCGAAATATGAATTTTGAGTTTTTGCGACCTGTGTTCACGGGGGATACCATCATTTGTGAAGTTACAATTGAAAAATATGAACGGCAAGAGAATAATAGAACGGCTATTATTGCGTCTTTTTTATGTAAAAATCAGAATGAAAAAGAGGTCTTAAAAGGTGATTTTTCGAGGGTAATTCTATAA
- a CDS encoding diguanylate cyclase domain-containing protein, with protein sequence MMSFYHEVIDTSLITVVALFFTFYIKNKFLDKISPNNKHQNEFEKNYLDTLKDLQDLKFALDESNLVQIVDKSANILYANEKFCRLSEYSFEELKGKNMRILNSSYHSKEFIRDLWTTVTQGKVWSGEIRNKTKSGTYYWTSTTIVPFLDKNNKPFQYIVIRNDITKSKELEKKLEYLSNVDGLTSLFNRRYFDKMLDYYWQSLYKSKNSLSVILFDVDYFKCYNDHYGHLLGDQCLIDISNRVKDIMNSYEAICARYGGEEFAIILPKKDAHEARFLAERIRQEVEQLNIPHEWSKINNSVTMSFGVASLIPTKDKNPLELLELADKALYQAKNNGRNTVA encoded by the coding sequence ATGATGAGCTTTTATCATGAGGTAATAGATACTTCTCTTATTACAGTGGTAGCGTTATTCTTTACATTTTATATTAAAAATAAATTTCTAGATAAAATTAGTCCTAATAATAAGCATCAGAATGAATTTGAAAAAAATTATCTGGATACCCTTAAAGATCTTCAGGATTTAAAATTTGCCTTAGACGAGTCCAATCTTGTTCAAATCGTCGATAAATCGGCCAATATCTTATATGCGAATGAGAAATTCTGCCGCCTTTCCGAATACTCCTTTGAAGAACTAAAAGGAAAAAACATGCGAATTTTAAATAGCAGCTATCATTCCAAAGAATTTATTAGAGATCTTTGGACTACTGTTACTCAAGGAAAAGTATGGAGTGGAGAAATTAGAAATAAAACAAAAAGTGGTACATACTATTGGACATCTACAACGATTGTTCCATTTTTAGATAAAAATAATAAGCCATTTCAATATATTGTCATTCGAAATGACATTACAAAAAGCAAGGAGCTGGAGAAAAAGCTAGAATACCTTTCAAATGTGGATGGGTTAACCTCCTTATTTAATCGAAGGTATTTTGATAAGATGCTGGATTATTATTGGCAGTCCCTCTATAAAAGCAAAAACTCTCTTTCAGTCATTTTGTTCGATGTCGATTATTTTAAATGCTACAACGATCACTACGGTCATTTATTGGGGGATCAGTGTTTAATAGATATATCCAATCGGGTCAAGGATATTATGAATTCGTATGAGGCCATCTGTGCAAGATATGGGGGCGAGGAATTTGCCATTATCCTGCCAAAAAAGGATGCACATGAAGCTCGTTTCCTAGCAGAAAGAATCCGACAAGAAGTTGAGCAATTAAACATTCCTCATGAATGGTCTAAGATCAATAACTCGGTAACCATGAGCTTTGGCGTGGCTTCCCTAATTCCCACCAAAGATAAGAATCCCCTGGAATTACTAGAATTAGCCGATAAAGCCTTATACCAAGCGAAAAATAACGGGAGAAATACAGTAGCTTAA
- a CDS encoding DUF3231 family protein encodes MGIFNKKTKTNFLTVSEVSALWLQYMGDSMAICMYKYFLKIVEHKDIKEIIEISLRLSETHIKKITEFLRSAHFQVPIGFTEADVNLNAPRLFSDQFILFYSYIMSLHGLPAYSLAITTLERQDLQNYFFECTRQTNELFQKIQQLAKDQPKFSSVPSIPSPHGPEFVESTGIIDNLIGDKRPLNSSEISTLFFNSKKTGFIRSLSIAFSQVAKSEDVRNFMIKNVKLAGKDADSFDAILKQDHLPIPEKWDVEITDSTISPFSDKLMMFHAAFLVNAALSYYGAALGSSLRSDIMLNYYKVFTHAMEAGTFCYTILVKHGWLEKQPETIDRKSLAKKS; translated from the coding sequence TTGGGGATTTTTAATAAGAAAACGAAGACTAATTTCTTAACGGTCTCAGAGGTTTCTGCTCTTTGGCTCCAATATATGGGCGACAGCATGGCCATCTGTATGTACAAATATTTTCTCAAAATTGTTGAACACAAAGACATAAAGGAAATAATTGAAATATCTTTACGATTATCCGAGACCCACATCAAGAAAATCACCGAATTCTTGAGGAGTGCTCATTTCCAAGTGCCAATCGGCTTTACAGAGGCGGACGTCAATTTGAATGCCCCGCGTCTGTTTTCTGATCAATTTATCCTTTTTTACTCCTATATTATGAGCCTACACGGGTTACCAGCGTATAGCTTAGCAATTACAACCTTAGAGCGACAGGACCTTCAAAATTACTTTTTTGAATGTACGAGACAAACGAACGAGTTGTTCCAAAAAATCCAGCAACTGGCGAAAGATCAACCGAAATTTTCAAGCGTTCCCTCCATTCCTTCCCCGCATGGACCGGAGTTTGTTGAATCAACAGGAATCATTGATAATTTAATCGGAGACAAAAGACCACTGAATAGTTCCGAAATCAGCACCCTTTTCTTTAATTCAAAAAAAACTGGATTTATCCGGTCGTTAAGTATTGCTTTTAGTCAGGTAGCAAAATCGGAAGACGTTCGAAATTTTATGATAAAAAACGTGAAATTGGCGGGGAAAGATGCGGATAGCTTTGACGCTATCTTAAAACAAGATCATCTACCTATTCCCGAAAAGTGGGATGTAGAGATTACAGATTCAACCATCAGTCCATTTTCGGACAAACTGATGATGTTTCACGCAGCGTTTTTGGTTAATGCAGCTCTGTCATATTATGGGGCAGCATTGGGTTCCAGCTTACGGTCGGATATCATGCTAAACTACTATAAAGTATTCACCCACGCCATGGAGGCCGGCACCTTCTGTTACACCATCCTCGTGAAACACGGCTGGTTAGAAAAACAACCCGAAACCATTGATAGAAAATCCCTGGCCAAGAAATCATAG
- a CDS encoding LacI family DNA-binding transcriptional regulator, whose product MSTILDIAKLAGVAKSTVSRYLNGGSVGEATKKKIEQAIKETGYTPNPFAQSLKAKKTNIIGTIVPRLDSYASSQTLIGIDEQLKQLNYQMLISNTSQSLEREIESIYSFANQKMAGIILLATEITDQHIKAFETVNVPVLLIGQEHEDFHSLIHDDFNAGYEMGRYVLEKGYRKIAYLGVTERDIAVGVKRKQGFTKAIQEVADCEVRFYETLFKIPAAQASATEIIREFQPSIIVCATDNIALGVLKAAYTEGPKIPEDLAVTGFGGYDVTEIIHPGLTTAKFFYKEAGETAARQMVELVNERNVEKIIVSKFEIVERESVDNRFKRTL is encoded by the coding sequence ATGAGTACAATTTTGGATATTGCCAAGCTTGCGGGTGTGGCGAAGAGTACGGTGTCTCGGTATTTGAATGGTGGTTCTGTTGGGGAAGCGACCAAAAAGAAAATTGAACAGGCAATCAAGGAGACCGGGTATACTCCCAATCCGTTTGCGCAAAGCTTGAAAGCAAAGAAAACCAATATTATTGGCACGATTGTCCCCAGGCTGGATTCCTATGCTTCTTCGCAGACGTTAATTGGCATCGATGAACAATTAAAGCAACTAAATTATCAAATGCTAATCTCCAATACCAGTCAAAGTCTGGAACGAGAGATTGAAAGCATTTATAGCTTCGCCAATCAAAAAATGGCGGGGATTATTTTGCTTGCGACTGAAATCACGGATCAGCATATCAAGGCCTTTGAAACGGTTAACGTTCCTGTCCTGTTAATTGGACAAGAGCATGAGGACTTTCATAGTCTGATCCATGATGATTTCAACGCTGGGTATGAGATGGGAAGGTATGTCCTTGAAAAGGGATACCGGAAAATTGCTTATCTAGGCGTAACCGAACGGGATATTGCTGTTGGGGTGAAGCGAAAGCAGGGCTTTACAAAGGCTATTCAAGAAGTAGCGGATTGCGAGGTTCGATTCTATGAGACTTTGTTCAAGATTCCAGCAGCGCAAGCGAGTGCAACGGAAATCATCCGTGAATTCCAGCCCTCTATCATTGTTTGTGCGACCGATAATATTGCCCTTGGGGTTCTGAAGGCAGCGTATACTGAGGGGCCCAAAATTCCCGAGGATTTAGCGGTAACGGGTTTTGGCGGCTATGATGTGACAGAAATCATCCATCCGGGCTTAACGACTGCGAAGTTTTTTTACAAGGAAGCGGGAGAAACAGCTGCAAGGCAAATGGTCGAGTTAGTCAATGAACGCAATGTGGAAAAAATAATTGTTTCTAAATTTGAAATAGTCGAAAGAGAAAGCGTTGACAATCGCTTTAAGCGTACCCTATAA
- a CDS encoding sucrose-specific PTS transporter subunit IIBC, translating into MDHKKIAREVLDAIGGQENLAAAAHCATRLRLVLQDESAVNQAALDQMDAVKGTFSTGGQFQIILGSGTVNEVYKHLAAMSGQTEMSTSDVKDAASKKLNPIQQFVKMLSDIFVPIIPAIVAGGLLMGINNILTAPDLFIEGKSLVDANPEMVDLAALINTFANAAFVFLPILIGFSATKRFGGNPFLGATLGMLMVHPDLLNGYGYGAALLKHEVPVWKIFGLEIEKVGYQGTVLPVLAASFILAKIETYLRKVVPSALDNLLTPLFSIFITGILTFTLVGPLTRSAGNLLTDGIVWLYDTTGIIGGIIFGLLYAPIVITGMHHSFIAVETQLLADVAKTGGSFIFVIAAMSNIAQGAATLAVLKTTKNAKIKGTASAAGISALLGITEPAMFGVNLKLRYPFIGAISGSAVGSGFVTMFKVKATALGAAGIPGVISIRPDTIISYIIGMAIAFVVAFIVTIVLAKRNEKKGMKQSSDQRAA; encoded by the coding sequence ATGGATCATAAGAAAATTGCACGGGAAGTACTCGATGCTATTGGTGGTCAGGAAAACTTAGCAGCTGCAGCGCATTGTGCCACACGTCTACGTTTAGTTTTACAAGATGAATCAGCCGTGAATCAAGCAGCGTTGGATCAAATGGACGCAGTGAAGGGGACCTTTTCGACGGGAGGTCAGTTTCAAATTATTTTAGGTTCGGGAACGGTGAACGAGGTCTATAAGCACTTGGCAGCGATGTCAGGTCAAACAGAAATGTCCACGAGTGATGTGAAAGACGCGGCGTCGAAGAAACTGAATCCGATTCAGCAATTTGTCAAAATGCTGTCAGACATTTTCGTTCCGATTATCCCAGCAATTGTCGCTGGCGGTTTACTCATGGGGATCAACAATATTTTAACAGCCCCAGACTTGTTTATTGAGGGAAAATCCTTAGTGGATGCCAATCCGGAAATGGTGGATTTAGCGGCACTCATTAATACTTTTGCCAATGCAGCCTTTGTCTTTTTACCGATATTAATTGGATTTTCAGCCACGAAGCGGTTTGGCGGAAATCCGTTCCTTGGCGCGACACTTGGAATGCTGATGGTTCACCCAGACTTGTTAAATGGGTACGGCTACGGTGCTGCGTTACTGAAACATGAAGTTCCTGTTTGGAAAATTTTTGGCTTAGAAATTGAAAAAGTAGGCTATCAGGGAACCGTTCTTCCGGTCCTTGCCGCGTCATTTATTTTAGCAAAAATTGAAACCTACCTGCGGAAGGTTGTCCCATCTGCTTTAGACAATCTATTAACCCCGTTATTCTCGATCTTTATTACCGGGATTTTAACGTTCACTTTAGTGGGACCGCTTACACGATCAGCTGGTAATCTATTAACAGATGGAATCGTTTGGTTGTATGACACAACTGGGATCATTGGCGGAATTATCTTTGGCCTGCTTTATGCTCCGATTGTTATTACAGGTATGCATCATAGTTTTATAGCAGTAGAAACACAATTGCTAGCCGATGTAGCCAAAACAGGTGGATCATTCATTTTCGTTATTGCGGCGATGTCTAACATTGCGCAAGGTGCTGCGACACTGGCCGTGCTTAAGACGACGAAAAATGCAAAAATCAAAGGAACGGCTTCCGCAGCGGGAATCTCTGCGTTGTTAGGAATTACAGAGCCTGCCATGTTTGGAGTGAACTTAAAGTTACGCTATCCATTTATCGGGGCGATTTCGGGTTCTGCCGTCGGATCTGGCTTTGTAACGATGTTCAAGGTGAAAGCGACGGCGTTAGGAGCCGCTGGAATTCCAGGAGTGATCTCCATTCGCCCGGATACGATTATTTCTTATATTATCGGTATGGCTATAGCATTTGTCGTCGCCTTTATTGTCACGATTGTTTTAGCAAAAAGGAACGAAAAAAAGGGCATGAAACAATCATCTGACCAAAGAGCAGCATAA
- a CDS encoding MBL fold metallo-hydrolase: MFMKKNFEQKSVNGVQMGNGTLCFQSVKLNVHCFFIDGVLIDTGAKSLERFFTSYFKQLDIDQVVITHFHEDHTGCASFLQKDLQVPLFMDGIMLESCMKKADYPLYRQLFWGRRRPFRAEPIGETFHSQNATWQVIKTPGHSIDHLAFLNEATGQLFTGDLYCQEKTKVVLREENIPVLIESLKKVLTYDFDDVFCNHAGYLSNGRTALKRKLEYLLNLQGTILKLHDEGKNPDEINHTLFPKKYPIMSFSSGEWDSIHIVHSIIKQKDKTLIS; the protein is encoded by the coding sequence ATGTTTATGAAGAAGAATTTTGAGCAAAAGAGTGTGAATGGGGTGCAGATGGGTAATGGAACCCTATGTTTCCAAAGTGTGAAGTTAAATGTTCATTGCTTTTTCATTGATGGTGTTTTAATTGATACTGGAGCAAAGTCACTGGAAAGGTTTTTTACGTCATATTTTAAGCAACTTGATATTGATCAAGTAGTGATCACCCACTTTCATGAAGATCATACAGGCTGTGCCTCCTTCCTGCAGAAAGATCTCCAGGTTCCCCTTTTCATGGATGGCATCATGCTTGAATCCTGCATGAAGAAGGCTGATTATCCATTATATCGTCAACTGTTTTGGGGAAGGCGTAGACCCTTTCGCGCAGAACCAATTGGTGAAACTTTTCATTCACAAAATGCCACGTGGCAGGTAATCAAAACACCAGGCCATTCCATTGATCATCTTGCATTTTTAAATGAAGCAACAGGTCAGCTCTTTACGGGAGACCTTTATTGTCAGGAAAAAACAAAGGTTGTTCTTAGAGAGGAAAATATCCCTGTGCTTATCGAATCATTAAAAAAAGTCTTAACTTATGATTTTGATGATGTGTTTTGCAATCACGCAGGATATTTAAGCAATGGGCGTACAGCGTTAAAGAGAAAGCTGGAATATCTGCTGAATCTGCAAGGAACGATTTTAAAGCTTCATGATGAAGGAAAGAACCCAGACGAGATTAATCATACTTTGTTTCCAAAAAAATACCCTATTATGTCTTTTTCCTCGGGAGAATGGGACTCCATCCATATTGTACATTCCATTATTAAACAAAAAGATAAAACGCTAATTTCATAA
- a CDS encoding sucrose-6-phosphate hydrolase — MEWTKEQRYRSMDDVNEEEIQGLAKLVNQCPWRQAFHIQPVTGLLNDPNGFSYFNGEYHLFYQWFPLGPVHGLKHWYHTKSRDLVHWEEVGMGIAPSNEFDRHGVYSGSGIEHEGKLYLLYTGNTRDEQWHRHPYQCLAVMNPDGSIEKMDAPVIGEVPNGYTDHFRDPKVWKQGDSFFVVIGAQRENETGCVVLYHSSDLKNWHFAGEVKTGLGEDFGYMWECPDYFELDGQGVLLFSPQGLQVEGDHYQNIYQSGYVIGSPIDLENNELKHGAFHELDRGFDFYAPQTTVDPEGRRILVGWMGLPEIDYPTDINGWAHCLTLPRELSVREGKLIQQPVTELELLRGKKVENSQTVVNEHVALKDFEGGMYELLVDFSDFTAEEFGLELRVGEDEKTVIKYDAVENKVVFDRTQSGEAFAEEFGTVRKCTLDAETISFRIFVDVSSVEVFVNDGEEVFTGRIFPSENSNGIRVFARGGQTKVTAVKWEIKEGQR, encoded by the coding sequence ATGGAATGGACAAAAGAGCAACGATACAGAAGCATGGACGATGTGAACGAAGAGGAAATTCAAGGGTTAGCGAAACTCGTGAATCAATGTCCGTGGCGTCAGGCTTTTCATATTCAGCCGGTGACAGGATTGCTAAACGACCCAAATGGCTTTAGTTATTTTAATGGGGAATATCACTTATTCTATCAGTGGTTTCCACTCGGTCCGGTTCATGGGTTGAAGCATTGGTACCATACGAAGTCTAGAGACCTTGTGCATTGGGAAGAGGTCGGAATGGGCATTGCGCCGTCGAATGAGTTTGATCGTCATGGGGTGTATTCCGGAAGCGGCATTGAGCACGAGGGAAAATTATACTTACTATACACGGGTAACACTCGCGATGAACAGTGGCACCGACACCCGTATCAATGTCTGGCAGTGATGAATCCGGATGGAAGCATCGAGAAAATGGATGCGCCGGTGATTGGCGAGGTTCCAAATGGCTATACCGACCATTTTCGTGATCCAAAGGTGTGGAAGCAGGGGGATTCCTTCTTTGTAGTGATTGGGGCGCAAAGGGAAAATGAAACGGGGTGTGTCGTTTTATATCACTCTTCGGATTTGAAAAATTGGCATTTTGCAGGCGAAGTGAAGACTGGCTTAGGTGAAGACTTCGGTTATATGTGGGAATGTCCGGATTATTTTGAGTTGGACGGGCAAGGCGTGCTCCTTTTCTCTCCACAAGGGTTACAAGTGGAAGGCGACCACTATCAAAATATATATCAATCAGGGTATGTCATTGGAAGTCCTATAGATTTAGAGAATAACGAACTAAAACATGGAGCTTTTCATGAGTTGGATCGCGGGTTTGATTTTTACGCACCGCAAACGACGGTGGATCCCGAGGGACGTCGGATTTTAGTTGGATGGATGGGTTTGCCGGAGATTGACTATCCGACTGATATAAATGGCTGGGCGCACTGTTTAACCCTTCCTAGGGAACTTTCGGTTCGTGAAGGAAAGCTGATTCAGCAGCCAGTCACTGAGCTTGAATTACTTCGCGGTAAAAAGGTGGAAAACAGCCAAACGGTCGTGAATGAACATGTTGCTTTAAAGGATTTTGAGGGAGGCATGTATGAGCTTCTTGTGGATTTCTCTGATTTTACTGCCGAGGAGTTTGGTTTGGAGCTCAGGGTCGGTGAAGATGAGAAAACCGTCATTAAATATGATGCAGTGGAGAATAAGGTTGTGTTTGATCGGACGCAATCCGGCGAAGCCTTTGCTGAGGAGTTTGGTACCGTTCGAAAATGTACGTTGGACGCTGAGACGATTTCGTTCCGAATTTTTGTGGATGTTTCCTCTGTTGAGGTGTTTGTAAATGATGGAGAGGAAGTTTTTACAGGAAGGATTTTCCCTAGTGAAAATAGTAACGGAATCCGTGTGTTTGCTCGTGGGGGCCAAACGAAGGTAACGGCGGTTAAATGGGAGATTAAAGAGGGACAGAGGTGA
- a CDS encoding carbohydrate kinase, producing the protein MGKLFSIGEMLIDFIPLQKGAALKDVVAFERAPGGAPANVAAAVAKYGQKAAMISKVGNDAFGDFLVEKLVEAGVETDKIYRTGEANTALAFVSLKENGERDFSFYRNPSADLLLSEEEIELDWFQAGDILHFCSVDLVESPMKQAHTKAIEAVSAAEGLVSFDPNVRLPLWDDPEDCRKAILEFIPAADIVKVSDEELSFITGIQGEFDAIQSLFVGNVKAVVYTKGAAGADLYLKDEIFKSSGYTVEPVDTTGAGDAFIGGFLYQLLELQANPGNVEEVLRRNAADILRFANSSGALTTTGKGAISALPSKEEVESLI; encoded by the coding sequence ATGGGAAAGCTTTTTTCGATTGGTGAAATGTTAATCGATTTTATTCCTCTTCAAAAGGGAGCGGCCTTAAAGGATGTGGTTGCGTTTGAGAGAGCGCCAGGGGGTGCACCGGCCAATGTGGCTGCGGCCGTTGCCAAATATGGGCAGAAAGCAGCGATGATTTCGAAAGTAGGGAACGATGCGTTTGGCGACTTTTTAGTCGAGAAGCTTGTCGAGGCGGGTGTGGAGACGGACAAAATTTACCGGACGGGGGAAGCGAATACTGCCTTGGCTTTTGTCTCGTTAAAAGAAAACGGGGAACGTGATTTCTCGTTTTACCGGAATCCTTCGGCTGATTTGCTGTTGAGCGAGGAAGAAATCGAGCTGGATTGGTTTCAAGCGGGGGATATCCTCCACTTTTGCTCGGTTGATTTAGTGGAAAGCCCGATGAAGCAGGCGCATACGAAAGCCATCGAGGCGGTTTCTGCTGCGGAAGGCTTGGTCAGTTTTGACCCCAATGTGAGGCTTCCGCTTTGGGATGACCCAGAGGACTGTCGGAAGGCCATTCTCGAATTTATACCGGCAGCTGACATCGTCAAGGTGTCGGATGAAGAGCTTTCGTTTATTACGGGAATACAAGGGGAGTTCGATGCGATTCAATCGTTGTTCGTTGGAAACGTGAAGGCCGTCGTTTACACAAAGGGCGCGGCCGGAGCGGATTTGTATTTAAAGGATGAGATCTTTAAATCGAGCGGATACACGGTGGAACCGGTGGATACAACCGGAGCAGGGGATGCTTTCATTGGTGGATTTTTATATCAATTGCTAGAATTACAGGCAAACCCGGGTAACGTGGAAGAAGTACTTAGAAGAAATGCAGCCGATATCCTCCGATTTGCGAACTCAAGCGGCGCCCTCACCACAACAGGAAAAGGAGCAATCTCCGCGCTGCCGAGCAAAGAAGAGGTGGAGAGCCTAATATAA
- a CDS encoding TRAP transporter small permease yields the protein MKGFMTELSKKVDKASKFLLIFFFVIAFVATVYQVFSRFVLQSSIVQKTLPMVDFSVFNLSWAEELIRYMFVWIVFLGIGIVYKSKEHAQVEILLHYLPEKLKGKLQVLIEVINSAVFLFLIVYGFSILKFTSQQISPSMGLNMTLIYGSVLVCSLICLLHSFVNILNLVVGKEEKARIVQVEVANENPHIG from the coding sequence ATGAAAGGGTTTATGACGGAACTGAGTAAAAAAGTGGATAAAGCCAGCAAATTTCTCTTAATCTTCTTTTTCGTTATTGCTTTCGTGGCTACGGTGTATCAAGTGTTTTCCCGGTTCGTTTTACAGAGTTCCATCGTGCAAAAGACGCTTCCAATGGTTGATTTTTCCGTATTTAATTTAAGCTGGGCGGAAGAGCTCATTCGTTACATGTTTGTCTGGATTGTTTTTTTAGGGATCGGAATTGTTTATAAAAGCAAGGAACATGCACAGGTGGAAATTTTACTTCATTATTTGCCTGAAAAATTGAAAGGTAAGCTGCAAGTCCTCATTGAAGTCATCAACTCCGCTGTCTTTCTATTTTTAATCGTATATGGCTTTAGCATCTTAAAATTTACTAGTCAACAAATATCCCCTTCAATGGGACTGAATATGACGCTGATTTATGGCTCTGTCCTCGTCTGTTCGCTCATCTGTCTTCTTCATTCTTTTGTTAACATACTTAATTTGGTAGTTGGAAAAGAGGAAAAGGCTCGGATTGTTCAGGTAGAAGTGGCAAATGAGAATCCCCATATAGGATAG
- a CDS encoding RNA polymerase alpha subunit C-terminal domain-containing protein, translating into MTNPNKNQKVCSKGHTYYKSSDCPTCPICEKERKPERGFLALLSAPARRALENNEVTTLEKLSTYSEKEILQFHGVGPASLPRLRAALKELGLSFKG; encoded by the coding sequence ATGACCAATCCGAATAAGAATCAAAAGGTTTGCAGCAAAGGCCATACCTATTATAAGAGTAGCGATTGTCCAACCTGTCCTATTTGTGAGAAGGAGCGTAAACCTGAAAGAGGGTTTCTTGCATTGCTATCAGCACCGGCAAGACGGGCCTTGGAAAACAATGAGGTGACTACTCTAGAGAAGCTATCAACCTATAGTGAAAAGGAAATATTGCAGTTTCATGGTGTGGGACCGGCTTCGTTGCCCAGACTTAGGGCGGCTTTGAAGGAACTAGGATTATCCTTTAAAGGCTAA